A genome region from Gossypium hirsutum isolate 1008001.06 chromosome A04, Gossypium_hirsutum_v2.1, whole genome shotgun sequence includes the following:
- the LOC107898607 gene encoding uroporphyrinogen decarboxylase 1, chloroplastic isoform X2, producing MSFSPLTSACSSLGVKSSSLIVQLGFHTAENNKFPGAFVSSPKRTKTKKFSIACSSTDPLLVKAARGDPVSRPPTWMMRQAGRYMAVYRKLAEKHPSFRERSETTDLIVEISLQPWEAFRPDGVIIFSDILTPLPAFGVPFDIEEVRGPVIQSPIRFEDDLKALHPIDLEKLHFVGESLKILRQEVGGHAAVLGFVGAPWTIATYIVEGGTTRTYTTIKSMCHTAPNLLRTLLSHLTKAISEYIIYQVESGAHCIQIFDSWGGQLPPDMWEQWSKPYITEIVSVVRNKCPKTPLVLYINGNGGLLERMKGTGVDVIGLDWTVDMADARKRLGSDISVQGNVDPAYLFSPLSAVTKEIQRVVKCAGPRSHILNLGHGVLVGTPEEAVAHFFDVSKSLNYDGSSQNHSMEESKLG from the exons atgagcttCTCTCCATTAACAAG TGCTTGCAGTTCCTTGGGTGTTAAATCATCAAGCTTGATAGTGCAGTTGGGTTTTCACACTGCTGAAAATAACAAGTTCCCTGGAGCTTTTGTTTCATCCCCCAAAAGAACAAAAACTAAGAAGTTTTCTATAGCTTGCTCTTCTACTG ATCCATTGTTGGTTAAGGCTGCAAGAGGAGATCCTGTAAGTCGGCCTCCTACGTGGATGATGCGGCAGGCAGGAAGGTATATGGCTGTTTACAGAAAGCTTGCTGAGAAACACCCATCCTTCAGAGAGAGGTCAGAGACAACTGATCTCATTGTGGAAATTTCTCTGCAGCCTTGGGAAGCTTTCCGTCCTGATGGAGTGATAATTTTCTCTGATATACTTACTCCACTGCCTGCTTTTGGGGTCCCATTTGACATTGAAGAAGTAAGGGGCCCTGTTATTCAGTCACCAATTCGCTTTGAGGACGATTTGAAGGCATTGCATCCAATTGACTTGGAAAAGCTACACTTTGTTGGAGAATCACTTAAGATTTTGCGCCAGGAG GTTGGAGGTCATGCAGCAGTACTAGGTTTTGTTGGAGCCCCTTGGACAATCGCCACATATATAGTAGAGGGAGGTACAACCCGAACTTATACAACCATAAAGAGTATGTGCCACACAGCACCAAATTTATTGAGGACACTTCTTTCTCATTTAACAAAGGCAATATCCGAGTACATTATTTACCAAGTGGAGTCTGGAGCACATTGCATACAAATATTTGATTCTTGGGGTGGGCAACTACCACCTGACATGTGGGAGCAATGGTCAAAGCCTTACATAACTGAG ATTGTGAGCGTAGTACGAAATAAATGCCCTAAAACACCTCTTGTTCTCTACATTAACGGTAACGGTGGCCTTCTTGAACGCATGAAAGGAACTGGGGTTGATGTGATTGGACTTGACTGGACAGTGGATATGGCTGATGCAAGGAAGCGTTTGGGTAGCGATATCAGTGTGCAGGGAAATGTCGACCCTGCTTACTTGTTTTCTCCACTTTCTGCAGTGACGAAAGAAATTCAAAG GGTCGTTAAGTGTGCAGGACCACGCAGTCACATTCTTAACTTGGGTCATGGAGTTCTAGTCGGGACACCTGAAGAAGCTGTTGCACATTTCTTTGACGTCTCAAAAAGCTTGAACTATGACGGTTCATCCCAAAATCATTCGATGGAGGAATCTAAATT GGGCTGA
- the LOC107898607 gene encoding uroporphyrinogen decarboxylase 1, chloroplastic isoform X1, whose product MSFSPLTSACSSLGVKSSSLIVQLGFHTAENNKFPGAFVSSPKRTKTKKFSIACSSTDPLLVKAARGDPVSRPPTWMMRQAGRYMAVYRKLAEKHPSFRERSETTDLIVEISLQPWEAFRPDGVIIFSDILTPLPAFGVPFDIEEVRGPVIQSPIRFEDDLKALHPIDLEKLHFVGESLKILRQEVGGHAAVLGFVGAPWTIATYIVEGGTTRTYTTIKSMCHTAPNLLRTLLSHLTKAISEYIIYQVESGAHCIQIFDSWGGQLPPDMWEQWSKPYITEIVSVVRNKCPKTPLVLYINGNGGLLERMKGTGVDVIGLDWTVDMADARKRLGSDISVQGNVDPAYLFSPLSAVTKEIQRVVKCAGPRSHILNLGHGVLVGTPEEAVAHFFDVSKSLNYDGSSQNHSMEESKLLV is encoded by the exons atgagcttCTCTCCATTAACAAG TGCTTGCAGTTCCTTGGGTGTTAAATCATCAAGCTTGATAGTGCAGTTGGGTTTTCACACTGCTGAAAATAACAAGTTCCCTGGAGCTTTTGTTTCATCCCCCAAAAGAACAAAAACTAAGAAGTTTTCTATAGCTTGCTCTTCTACTG ATCCATTGTTGGTTAAGGCTGCAAGAGGAGATCCTGTAAGTCGGCCTCCTACGTGGATGATGCGGCAGGCAGGAAGGTATATGGCTGTTTACAGAAAGCTTGCTGAGAAACACCCATCCTTCAGAGAGAGGTCAGAGACAACTGATCTCATTGTGGAAATTTCTCTGCAGCCTTGGGAAGCTTTCCGTCCTGATGGAGTGATAATTTTCTCTGATATACTTACTCCACTGCCTGCTTTTGGGGTCCCATTTGACATTGAAGAAGTAAGGGGCCCTGTTATTCAGTCACCAATTCGCTTTGAGGACGATTTGAAGGCATTGCATCCAATTGACTTGGAAAAGCTACACTTTGTTGGAGAATCACTTAAGATTTTGCGCCAGGAG GTTGGAGGTCATGCAGCAGTACTAGGTTTTGTTGGAGCCCCTTGGACAATCGCCACATATATAGTAGAGGGAGGTACAACCCGAACTTATACAACCATAAAGAGTATGTGCCACACAGCACCAAATTTATTGAGGACACTTCTTTCTCATTTAACAAAGGCAATATCCGAGTACATTATTTACCAAGTGGAGTCTGGAGCACATTGCATACAAATATTTGATTCTTGGGGTGGGCAACTACCACCTGACATGTGGGAGCAATGGTCAAAGCCTTACATAACTGAG ATTGTGAGCGTAGTACGAAATAAATGCCCTAAAACACCTCTTGTTCTCTACATTAACGGTAACGGTGGCCTTCTTGAACGCATGAAAGGAACTGGGGTTGATGTGATTGGACTTGACTGGACAGTGGATATGGCTGATGCAAGGAAGCGTTTGGGTAGCGATATCAGTGTGCAGGGAAATGTCGACCCTGCTTACTTGTTTTCTCCACTTTCTGCAGTGACGAAAGAAATTCAAAG GGTCGTTAAGTGTGCAGGACCACGCAGTCACATTCTTAACTTGGGTCATGGAGTTCTAGTCGGGACACCTGAAGAAGCTGTTGCACATTTCTTTGACGTCTCAAAAAGCTTGAACTATGACGGTTCATCCCAAAATCATTCGATGGAGGAATCTAAATTGTTAGTTTGA